The following proteins come from a genomic window of Ictidomys tridecemlineatus isolate mIctTri1 chromosome 9, mIctTri1.hap1, whole genome shotgun sequence:
- the Tmem150c gene encoding transmembrane protein 150C, with amino-acid sequence MDGKKCSVWMFLPLVFTLFTSAGLWIVYFIAVEDEKILPLNSAERKSGVKHAPYISIAGDDPPASCVFSQVMNMAAFLALVVAVLRFIQLKPKVLNPWLNISGLVALCLASFGMTLLGNFQLTKDEEIHNVGTSLTFGFGTLTCWIQAALTLKVNIKNEGRKVGIPRVILSASITLCVVLYFILMAQDIHMYAARVQWGLVMCFLSYFGTFAVEFRHYRYEIVCSEYQENFLSFSESLSEASEYQTDQV; translated from the exons ATGGATGGGAAGAAATGCAGTGTATGGATGTTTCTACCTCTTGTATTTACTTTGTTTACTTCAGCTGGATTGTGGATAGT GTACTTTATAGCTGTGGAAGACGAAAAAATATTACCATTAAATTCAGCTGAAAG GAAATCTGGTGTGAAGCATGCACCTTATATAAG TATTGCAGGGGATGATCCTCCTGCGAGCTGTGTGTTTAGTCAAGTGATGAACATGGCAGCCTTCCTAG CCCTTGTGGTAGCTGTTCTGCGCTTCATACAACTGAAACCAAAGGTTTTAAACCCATGGCTGAATATTAGTGGATTGGTGGCGCTGTGTCTGGCTTCCTTTGGAATGACCTTACTTGGTAATTTTCAG CTCACAAAGGATGAAGAAATCCATAATGTGGGAACCTCCTTGACTTTTGGATTTGGCACATTGACCTGCTGGATCCAGGCTGCATTGACACTCAAAGTCAACATCAAGAATGAAGGACGGAAAGTTGGAATTCCGAGAGTTATTCTGTCAGCATCTATCACTCTCTGTGTAGTCCTTT ACTTCATCCTCATGGCCCAAGACATCCACATGTACGCAGCCAGGGTCCAGTGGGGCCTGGTCATGTGCTTCCTGTCTTACTTTGGCACCTTTGCCGTGGAGTTCCGGCACTACCGCTACGAGATTGTGTGTTCTGAGTACCAGGAGAATTTCCTGAGCTTCTCAGAAAGTCTGTCAGAAGCTTCTGAATATCAAACCGACCAGGTGTAA